The following are encoded together in the Chanodichthys erythropterus isolate Z2021 chromosome 16, ASM2448905v1, whole genome shotgun sequence genome:
- the LOC137002656 gene encoding uncharacterized protein — protein MANDETLRSLMFTLSYVLMKRRRDVTSADAQRRREVQRRVAHRQYFHQRHKRMIMMMIAQTSRPISDVPARPTRVWSNIESTDWWERVVMREFQPSDWLEKFRMTKETFFLLCGKLKPRLNRQDTRLRPALPLEKRVAVALWRLASNVEYRTISTLFGVGRSTVCKCVRDVCHAIVLLLRPLYLRTPSEHELEDAARLFATRWGFPHCVGAVGSLHVPIIAPSSNTDNYWNSRGWLSVVTQGAVNGLGQFWDVCAGFPGSTEHSAILQNSTLWARGCDGGFLLHEPPLDFMGRPLGYLMLGDAGYPLKSWLLKSHPESSELTAGQRAFNRKLERARSVVDQAFLRLRARWQCLLKRNDCRMDVVPTMILACCVLHNVCEVHGDEFDERWEEAVRHEESPQPADEVSPSADDRDGEEVRALFCEYFLQQEKQQRTLAC, from the exons atggccaacgacgagACGCTGCGCTCGCTCATGTTCACGCTCAGTTACGTGCTGATGAAGCGGCGGCGTGACGTCACCAGCGCGGACGCGCAGCGCAGACGCGAGGTTCAGCGGCGCGTCGCGCACAGACAGTATTTCCATCAGAGACACAAGAGGATGATCATG ATGATGATCGCTCAAACGTCTCGTCCGATCAGTGACGTTCCGGCACGTCCCACACGGGTTTGGAGCAACATCGAGAGCACCGATTGGTGGGAGCGGGTGGTGATGAGGGAGTTCCAGCCGTCCGATTGGCTGGAGAAGTTTCGCATGACCAAAGAGACGTTCTTCCTGCTGTGCGGCAAACTGAAGCCGCGGCTCAACCGGCAGGACACGCGTCTGCGGCCGGCGCTGCCGCTGGAGAAACGGGTGGCCGTGGCGCTGTGGCGTCTGGCCTCCAACGTGGAGTACCGGACCATCAGCACCCTGTTCGGCGTCGGCCGCTCCACCGTCTGCAAGTGCGTGCGGGACGTGTGTCACGCCATCGTCCTGCTCCTGCGGCCGCTCTACCTGCGCACGCCCAGCGAGCACGAGCTGGAGGACGCGGCCCGGCTCTTCGCCACGCGCTGGGGCTTCCCGCACTGCGTGGGCGCGGTCGGCAGCCTCCACGTGCCCATCATCGCGCCGTCCAGCAACACCGACAACTACTGGAACAGCCGCGGCTGGCTGTCGGTGGTCACGCAGGGCGCCGTCAACGGCCTGGGTCAGTTCTGGGACGTGTGCGCCGGCTTCCCGGGCAGCACCGAGCACTCGGCCATCCTGCAGAACTCCACGCTGTGGGCGCGCGGCTGCGACGGAGGCTTCCTGCTGCACGAGCCGCCGCTGGACTTCATGGGCCGCCCGCTGGGCTACCTGATGCTGGGCGACGCCGGCTACCCGCTGAAGAGCTGGCTGCTGAAGAGCCACCCCGAGTCCAGCGAGCTCACGGCCGGACAGAGAGCCTTCAACCGCAAGCTGGAGCGCGCGCGGAGCGTGGTGGACCAGGCCTTCCTGCGGCTGCGGGCGCGCTGGCAGTGCCTGCTGAAGCGCAACGACTGCCGCATGGACGTGGTTCCCACCATGATCCTGGCCTGCTGCGTCCTGCACAACGTGTGCGAGGTTCACGGCGACGAGTTCGACGAGCGCTGGGAGGAGGCGGTGCGGCACGAGGAGAGTCCGCAGCCCGCCGATGAGGTGTCGCCGTCGGCCGACGACCGGGACGGAGAGGAAGTGCGCGCTCTGTTCTGCGAGTACTTCCTGCAGCAGGAGAAGCAGCAGAGGACTCTGGCCTGTTAG